In Thalassoglobus sp. JC818, a single window of DNA contains:
- a CDS encoding PQQ-binding-like beta-propeller repeat protein, with the protein MRLVFCWVLSACLFGQFSEAAHGDWRQFRGNQSNGLPEAPGRDWDGDQEVLWEADLPGRGLSSPIIIGDRVYVTASSGGLQERLHVLCFSATDGSKIWERTCWATGRTVCHPKTCVAAPSPASDGKRIFAFYSSNDLICLDLDGNLQWFRGLTYEFPNASNSLGMASSTISVGGKVVVMLESDDASFAAGLDADTGETTWKIDRPQRANWTSPSIAPDGKTILMQSSAGVSAIDSETGAEIWKYSDGAATQPTLVMVGEVAYVPSHGVTAIRPGRSDTSVPEILWQVGNLSPGVASPIAYDEKLFVINNGAVMSAASLEDGKRLWQSRLKGPMSASPVVVGNKIFTVNEEGTTQVIDPNNEGEIISEHQFDEIMLGTPAVTDDGVYVRSDQHLYKIAVD; encoded by the coding sequence ATGCGACTTGTGTTTTGCTGGGTTCTCTCGGCCTGCCTGTTCGGACAATTCTCAGAAGCTGCTCACGGAGACTGGAGACAGTTCCGCGGAAATCAAAGCAACGGACTCCCCGAAGCTCCCGGTCGTGACTGGGACGGTGATCAGGAAGTCCTTTGGGAAGCGGATTTACCGGGGCGCGGACTTTCGAGCCCGATCATTATCGGCGACCGTGTTTATGTCACCGCAAGTTCCGGCGGACTGCAAGAACGCCTGCACGTTCTCTGTTTCTCTGCAACGGATGGATCAAAAATCTGGGAACGGACGTGTTGGGCAACCGGAAGAACGGTCTGCCACCCGAAAACATGTGTCGCAGCTCCCAGTCCAGCGAGTGATGGGAAACGCATCTTCGCGTTTTATTCCAGCAACGATTTAATCTGTCTCGATCTTGATGGGAATCTGCAATGGTTTCGCGGTCTGACTTATGAATTCCCGAACGCCAGCAACAGCCTCGGAATGGCCTCGTCAACGATTTCCGTGGGAGGCAAAGTCGTCGTCATGCTGGAAAGTGACGATGCCTCATTCGCGGCAGGTTTGGACGCCGACACGGGCGAGACAACATGGAAAATCGACCGTCCACAGCGCGCGAACTGGACGTCGCCATCCATTGCTCCCGATGGAAAAACGATTCTGATGCAATCCTCGGCCGGAGTCTCAGCAATCGATTCAGAAACCGGTGCCGAGATTTGGAAATACTCGGACGGAGCAGCAACCCAACCGACGCTTGTGATGGTCGGAGAAGTGGCGTACGTCCCGTCCCACGGAGTCACCGCCATTCGTCCCGGTCGCAGCGATACGAGTGTTCCGGAAATCCTCTGGCAAGTCGGCAATCTTTCGCCGGGTGTCGCAAGCCCGATCGCCTACGATGAAAAACTCTTCGTCATTAACAACGGAGCAGTCATGTCGGCGGCGTCGCTTGAAGATGGAAAGAGACTGTGGCAGTCGCGACTGAAAGGACCGATGAGTGCCAGCCCGGTGGTCGTCGGCAACAAAATCTTCACGGTCAACGAAGAAGGAACGACTCAGGTCATCGATCCGAACAACGAGGGTGAGATCATTTCCGAACATCAGTTCGACGAGATCATGCTCGGCACCCCAGCAGTCACCGACGATGGTGTTTACGTTCGAAGCGACCAGCACCTCTACAAGATTGCCGTTGACTGA
- a CDS encoding SAM-dependent methyltransferase — translation MTTPLEEFLEAVRFAFERKLPWTIVLSHPISSGEQKTADTVPRKIRIRPFEVKGQLICQWESFIDEKVSHANRSIEETLSELDRYFPQLLRDGYLFTNEQEWNVRVVGKGMKLTRRKRKGPALDRSFTHDRSKNYLIPEGTPCAFLHALGIMNEKGAVKSSKTKKFRQINRYLEIVNDVVSDLPKEGTLRVVDFGCGLSYLTFALHHLLANIHQRDVQLLGIDQKTDVIDRCRSLADKLQLSGLTFSSGRIDPDQATAEEPVHLAVSLHACDTATDAALSYAVRAQANVILAVPCCQHQLFNQVENEQLDLILKHGILKERFASMATDALRAAALESCGYRTQILEFIDLEHTPKNLLIRAVKTSDSPIEAKRKEYDSLKSQLAVHTTATDQLFA, via the coding sequence ATGACGACCCCCCTCGAAGAGTTTCTGGAAGCTGTCCGTTTCGCGTTTGAGCGAAAATTGCCATGGACGATTGTACTCAGCCACCCGATTTCTTCTGGTGAACAGAAGACCGCTGACACGGTTCCGAGAAAGATTCGGATTCGACCTTTTGAGGTGAAAGGTCAATTGATCTGTCAATGGGAGAGCTTCATTGACGAGAAAGTCTCTCACGCGAATCGAAGCATCGAGGAAACTCTCAGCGAACTGGATCGGTATTTTCCGCAACTGCTCAGAGACGGCTATCTGTTCACCAACGAGCAGGAGTGGAACGTTCGCGTTGTTGGGAAGGGAATGAAACTGACTCGGCGAAAACGCAAGGGGCCGGCGCTCGATCGTTCGTTCACGCATGACCGGTCGAAGAATTATCTCATTCCAGAAGGGACACCTTGTGCCTTTCTGCATGCTCTTGGGATCATGAATGAGAAAGGGGCGGTCAAGTCTTCGAAGACAAAGAAGTTCCGCCAGATCAATCGATATCTCGAGATTGTTAATGACGTCGTTTCGGACTTGCCGAAAGAGGGGACGCTGCGCGTCGTCGATTTTGGCTGCGGGTTGAGTTATCTCACGTTTGCGTTGCATCATCTGCTCGCCAACATTCATCAGAGAGACGTCCAACTGCTGGGGATTGATCAAAAGACGGATGTCATCGATCGCTGTCGGTCATTGGCTGATAAATTACAACTGAGCGGTTTGACGTTCTCCTCCGGACGGATCGATCCGGATCAGGCGACGGCAGAAGAGCCCGTTCATCTCGCTGTTTCTCTGCATGCCTGCGACACAGCTACGGATGCGGCGCTCAGCTATGCCGTTCGTGCCCAAGCCAACGTCATTCTGGCGGTCCCGTGTTGTCAGCATCAGTTGTTCAATCAGGTCGAAAACGAACAACTGGACCTCATTTTGAAGCATGGAATTCTCAAAGAGCGTTTCGCGTCGATGGCGACCGATGCACTTCGCGCGGCGGCTTTGGAGTCGTGTGGATACCGCACTCAGATTCTGGAATTCATCGACCTTGAACACACTCCGAAAAATCTGCTGATCCGGGCAGTCAAAACAAGTGACAGCCCGATAGAAGCGAAGCGAAAAGAATACGATTCGCTCAAGAGTCAACTGGCGGTGCATACGACGGCGACTGACCAGCTGTTCGCATAG
- a CDS encoding response regulator → MPKILVVDDSSMDRKLAERLLRKIDGWEVETATDGLDALKKAESFNPTAVVTDLQMPEMNGLQLVQEMKSSHPKIPVIVMTSRGSETIAVEALQSGAASYVPKKQLHRLLIKTVSRILATAEEQRTLGELMRGLETISWEFTVNNDPSLLASLVGFLQSEISRTGLLPESDSFRCGVAFEEALLNAAYHGNLEVSSDLREENPEEFYDLARQRNDLEPYRDRKIKVEVNLNPTGIEYTIRDEGPGFDYSSVPDPTAPENLDRPCGRGLLLMKTFMDDVTFNEIGNCVTMIKRSSKTTSST, encoded by the coding sequence ATGCCAAAGATTCTAGTCGTGGACGATTCCTCGATGGATCGAAAACTCGCGGAACGTTTGCTTCGTAAAATTGATGGATGGGAAGTCGAGACCGCCACCGACGGGCTCGATGCACTGAAGAAAGCGGAATCTTTCAATCCAACTGCTGTGGTCACCGACCTGCAGATGCCGGAAATGAACGGATTGCAGCTCGTCCAGGAGATGAAGTCTTCTCATCCGAAAATCCCCGTCATCGTCATGACGTCACGTGGCAGCGAGACCATCGCGGTTGAAGCTCTGCAAAGTGGAGCAGCCAGCTACGTCCCGAAAAAACAGCTCCACCGTTTACTCATCAAAACGGTTTCACGCATTCTGGCCACTGCCGAGGAACAACGCACACTTGGCGAATTGATGCGTGGGCTCGAAACAATCAGTTGGGAATTTACGGTCAACAACGACCCTTCGCTTCTTGCATCGCTTGTTGGATTTCTTCAAAGCGAAATCAGCAGAACGGGCCTCCTCCCAGAATCAGACAGCTTCCGGTGCGGGGTCGCATTCGAAGAAGCACTCTTGAATGCTGCCTATCACGGAAACCTGGAAGTCAGCTCTGACCTTCGCGAAGAAAACCCCGAAGAGTTCTACGATCTCGCCCGTCAACGAAATGACCTCGAACCATACCGAGATCGCAAAATCAAAGTCGAAGTCAACTTGAATCCGACCGGCATCGAATACACCATCCGAGACGAAGGACCGGGATTCGATTACTCGAGCGTTCCGGACCCGACAGCTCCAGAAAACCTTGATCGCCCTTGCGGTCGAGGTTTGCTTTTGATGAAAACGTTTATGGATGATGTCACGTTCAACGAAATTGGGAACTGTGTCACCATGATCAAACGCAGTTCGAAGACAACCTCGTCAACCTGA
- a CDS encoding lysylphosphatidylglycerol synthase transmembrane domain-containing protein, which yields MTSKKPFYHHKAFQLTVGIAVSVLCMWLALRPILNDDDAWDQLVFAFRTADYRTLPVILIVLFIFYWLKAWRWRLMLAPIGQFRPVKDLLPPIMIGFSFNNLLPAHLGEFVRCFVFSKQQKVPVAVSISSVVLERVFDVIAILLYLGIGLIFIEGVDPSVKKTAYVFAGAAAALVLGGIVYVIWTKPFVNLVEKILKMITFIPHSLTDKLCEMLEAGAKGLASLKHGPLLFAIVVISIIKWAFNGSLILLALWSFDISVSPVVAMVLLGVVAFGVTVPSSPGYFGVIQLCFMLVLELFVQNKPAIFAASVYYHMSQYIPVTLIGMLYFLRSGMSIAQVEEEKEEADEHLGGQVELNPAES from the coding sequence ATGACCAGCAAAAAGCCTTTTTACCATCACAAGGCCTTTCAACTCACCGTGGGAATCGCGGTCTCCGTGCTGTGCATGTGGTTAGCACTTCGGCCGATCCTGAATGACGACGACGCCTGGGATCAGCTGGTTTTCGCGTTTCGAACCGCCGACTATCGAACACTGCCGGTCATCTTGATCGTCCTCTTCATTTTCTACTGGCTGAAAGCCTGGCGATGGCGATTGATGCTGGCCCCAATCGGTCAGTTCCGGCCCGTTAAAGATCTTCTTCCTCCAATTATGATCGGGTTCTCCTTCAACAATCTCTTGCCAGCCCATCTCGGCGAATTCGTGCGTTGCTTCGTTTTCTCGAAGCAACAGAAAGTGCCCGTTGCGGTCTCGATTTCAAGCGTCGTTCTCGAGCGAGTTTTCGACGTCATCGCAATTCTTCTGTATCTGGGGATTGGACTGATCTTCATCGAAGGGGTCGACCCTTCGGTCAAGAAGACTGCCTACGTCTTCGCCGGAGCAGCAGCCGCCCTCGTGCTGGGAGGAATCGTGTACGTGATCTGGACGAAGCCTTTCGTCAATCTCGTGGAGAAGATCCTCAAGATGATCACCTTTATACCGCACTCATTGACGGACAAACTCTGTGAGATGCTGGAAGCGGGCGCTAAAGGTTTGGCATCGCTGAAGCACGGCCCCCTGCTCTTTGCCATCGTGGTCATTTCCATCATCAAATGGGCGTTCAACGGATCACTGATTCTGCTGGCACTGTGGAGCTTCGATATCTCCGTCTCCCCGGTTGTCGCGATGGTCTTGCTGGGAGTCGTAGCCTTTGGCGTGACAGTCCCTTCGTCTCCCGGCTACTTCGGGGTGATTCAACTTTGTTTCATGCTCGTCCTCGAGCTCTTCGTCCAGAACAAGCCAGCTATCTTTGCAGCTTCGGTCTACTACCACATGTCGCAATACATTCCGGTGACTCTGATCGGTATGCTCTACTTCCTCCGATCCGGAATGAGTATCGCCCAGGTTGAAGAAGAAAAAGAGGAGGCTGACGAACACTTAGGCGGACAAGTTGAATTGAACCCGGCAGAGAGTTAG
- a CDS encoding enoyl-ACP reductase, whose protein sequence is MGLFEGKKGIVLGIANDHSIAWAITQQLFAEGAEIGFTHLPDKDPARPKNENKVRKLVDSHGAKFVIPCDVTSDEHLDTVFEKTEQEFGKIDFVLHSIAFAPPADLTGPVYRCSRDGFKLAMEISVYSLIAMAGRARNLLNEGGSMLTLSYLGGERVIPGYNLMGLCKSALENAVGYLASEFGPEGKRVNAVSAGPVKTVSASGVGDIKKMFQLYETFSPMRRNITAEEVGKSSMFLLSDYASGITGEVLHVDAGYHCVAAPPLDAFDEK, encoded by the coding sequence ATGGGATTGTTTGAAGGAAAGAAGGGAATCGTTCTGGGAATTGCGAACGATCATTCGATTGCCTGGGCGATTACACAACAACTCTTCGCTGAGGGAGCGGAGATCGGTTTCACTCACCTTCCTGACAAAGACCCAGCTCGTCCCAAAAACGAAAACAAGGTTCGCAAACTCGTCGATTCACACGGCGCCAAATTCGTGATCCCCTGCGATGTGACGAGCGACGAACATCTCGACACCGTCTTCGAGAAAACCGAACAGGAATTCGGCAAAATCGATTTCGTGCTCCACAGCATCGCCTTCGCTCCACCTGCCGACTTGACCGGACCGGTTTACCGCTGCAGTCGTGATGGATTCAAACTCGCCATGGAAATCAGCGTTTACAGCCTGATCGCGATGGCAGGACGAGCCCGCAATCTGTTGAACGAAGGCGGAAGCATGCTCACTCTCAGTTATCTCGGCGGAGAACGAGTGATTCCGGGATACAACCTGATGGGACTGTGTAAGTCTGCACTCGAAAATGCAGTCGGTTATCTCGCGAGCGAGTTCGGCCCCGAAGGCAAACGAGTCAATGCGGTGAGTGCCGGCCCGGTCAAAACCGTCAGTGCCAGTGGTGTCGGAGACATCAAAAAGATGTTTCAGCTTTACGAAACATTCTCACCGATGCGTCGCAATATCACCGCCGAAGAGGTCGGGAAGTCGTCAATGTTCCTGCTGAGCGACTACGCTTCCGGAATCACTGGCGAAGTGCTGCACGTCGACGCCGGTTATCACTGCGTCGCTGCTCCACCGCTCGATGCATTCGACGAAAAGTAA
- a CDS encoding TIM barrel protein — MYVAASTRCFGDLDYWQSLTLISDHEFDKVEIYLDETGALPPSKITADPNHFYHQMREKTRLAPIAFTLAHEIPIEQFEKLCSLSKLMQVTQINVATSPVGTPFNSEIDRLKAMARAAATEGIRVGIRTEAGTLSADAHTAVELCQAVSGLGIAFDPSYFVDPEKIDQIVDLVAKYTMHVFLRDSTREQLQVQVGLGEVDYGRIISQLEKHRYSRALSVELLPNLMEQEQRTLELRKLRMLIDSLL, encoded by the coding sequence GTGTACGTGGCCGCATCGACGAGGTGCTTCGGTGACCTCGATTACTGGCAGAGTCTAACACTGATTTCGGACCATGAATTCGACAAGGTCGAAATCTATCTTGATGAAACAGGCGCTCTTCCTCCAAGCAAAATCACTGCTGACCCGAATCACTTCTACCACCAGATGCGAGAGAAAACGCGATTGGCTCCGATCGCTTTCACGCTCGCTCATGAAATTCCGATCGAACAGTTCGAAAAGCTCTGCAGCTTGTCCAAACTGATGCAGGTCACACAAATCAACGTCGCCACGTCACCAGTGGGGACACCCTTCAATTCGGAAATTGACCGACTGAAGGCCATGGCACGCGCAGCTGCCACAGAAGGTATTCGCGTCGGCATTCGCACCGAAGCTGGAACATTGTCTGCCGACGCACACACCGCCGTCGAATTGTGTCAGGCAGTGAGCGGACTGGGCATCGCCTTCGATCCCAGCTACTTCGTCGACCCGGAGAAAATCGACCAGATTGTCGACCTCGTCGCCAAGTACACGATGCACGTCTTCCTGAGAGATTCCACTCGTGAACAACTACAGGTTCAGGTCGGACTCGGTGAAGTCGATTACGGTCGAATCATCTCACAGCTTGAGAAGCACCGCTATTCACGAGCGCTGTCCGTCGAGCTCCTGCCAAATTTGATGGAGCAGGAACAGCGGACACTCGAACTCAGAAAGCTGAGAATGTTGATCGATTCGCTTCTCTAA
- a CDS encoding TauD/TfdA family dioxygenase produces MTISDVLKNEESVREVPVDGQLSIDGGVFPIVVQWNSPSRDLADVEKFLKPHSELISETAAKHGAILFRGFPVADAFEFDRFIEACGFPNFRYEDSLSNAVRVVKTERVFTANEAPPEVTIFLHHEMAQTPVYPSKLFFFCEHAADTGGATPLCRSDALFELMQKELPDFAADCENKGLQYTNVMPGFDDAKSGMGRSWQSTFRAQTREEAEDRMRELGYTWTWLEDGSLKAVTPVLDAVRDLGDGRKAFFNQLIAAYKGWKDTRNDPSNSIRFGDGSILDPDDVLACSELAERVTFDLMWQSGDIALVDNYVAMHGRRNFTGTRKVLASLVAGESVS; encoded by the coding sequence TTGACCATTTCAGATGTCTTGAAGAATGAAGAATCTGTCCGAGAGGTTCCGGTCGATGGGCAGCTTTCCATCGACGGTGGAGTGTTTCCCATCGTTGTGCAATGGAATTCACCCTCCCGTGATCTGGCGGATGTTGAAAAGTTTCTCAAGCCGCATTCTGAGTTGATCAGCGAAACAGCTGCGAAGCACGGAGCGATTCTCTTCCGGGGATTTCCTGTTGCGGATGCGTTCGAGTTCGATCGATTCATCGAAGCGTGCGGGTTTCCGAACTTTCGCTACGAGGACTCACTTTCGAATGCCGTGCGCGTCGTCAAAACGGAGCGAGTCTTCACAGCCAACGAAGCTCCTCCTGAAGTAACGATTTTTCTACATCACGAAATGGCACAGACTCCTGTTTACCCCAGCAAGTTGTTCTTCTTCTGTGAGCATGCTGCGGACACTGGTGGAGCCACTCCGCTCTGCCGCTCGGATGCACTGTTTGAGTTGATGCAAAAGGAGCTTCCGGATTTCGCCGCCGATTGTGAAAACAAAGGGCTGCAGTACACCAATGTCATGCCCGGATTTGATGATGCAAAGTCCGGAATGGGGCGAAGCTGGCAAAGTACATTCCGTGCTCAGACCCGCGAAGAGGCCGAAGACCGCATGCGGGAATTGGGTTACACGTGGACCTGGCTGGAAGATGGAAGTTTAAAGGCGGTGACCCCAGTGCTGGACGCTGTCCGTGATCTGGGAGATGGTCGAAAAGCGTTCTTCAATCAGTTGATCGCTGCGTACAAAGGCTGGAAAGATACCCGCAACGATCCCTCGAATTCGATCCGGTTTGGCGATGGATCGATTCTCGATCCCGATGATGTTTTGGCTTGTTCGGAACTGGCTGAGCGTGTGACGTTCGACTTGATGTGGCAATCGGGTGACATTGCACTCGTCGACAATTACGTCGCCATGCACGGTCGCCGAAACTTCACCGGAACCCGCAAAGTGCTCGCCTCACTCGTGGCTGGCGAATCCGTCAGTTGA
- a CDS encoding aminopeptidase, translating to MKDPRIDELAAVLIDHSCQLQAGEKVLIEAFDLPEPNLVCSLVETARARGAHPLVLWKNNEILRSLYQHSDREGLQLMGELEAEAMSRVDAYVGIRGALNSDQMSDVAGSQMDLMTECVWQPVHIDIRVPKTKWVVLRYPTHSMAQAAQMSTPAFEDFFFDVCTADYAAMGKAQEPLRELMLKTEQVIIISPGTELEFSIKDMPVIACNGERNIPDGEVFTAPVRESLNGVIQYNAGSRYQGTVFEQIRFEFRDGKIVDASCQGDSTRLNEILDTDDGARFIGEWSLGCNNRVRHPMVDTLFDEKIGGSMHLTPGNAYDEADNGNRSRVHWDLVLIQTPEYGGGEIWFDGTLIRKDGKFLPQELHPLNEGLL from the coding sequence GTGAAAGATCCACGAATTGATGAACTGGCCGCGGTCCTGATCGATCACAGTTGCCAGTTGCAGGCCGGAGAGAAAGTGCTCATCGAAGCCTTCGATCTGCCTGAACCAAATCTGGTTTGCTCGCTGGTTGAAACTGCCAGAGCCCGTGGAGCCCATCCGCTTGTGCTCTGGAAGAACAACGAGATTCTACGTTCGCTGTACCAGCACTCCGATCGCGAGGGCTTACAGCTGATGGGGGAACTCGAAGCGGAGGCGATGTCGCGCGTTGACGCATATGTTGGAATCCGTGGAGCCCTGAACAGCGACCAAATGTCGGACGTCGCGGGATCGCAGATGGATCTCATGACAGAGTGCGTGTGGCAACCGGTTCACATCGACATTCGCGTCCCGAAAACCAAGTGGGTCGTGTTGCGCTATCCGACTCATTCGATGGCGCAAGCAGCTCAGATGAGCACCCCAGCGTTTGAAGACTTCTTCTTCGATGTTTGTACCGCCGACTATGCTGCAATGGGCAAAGCTCAGGAACCTCTTCGCGAATTAATGCTGAAGACGGAGCAAGTCATAATCATCAGCCCGGGAACAGAACTCGAATTTTCAATCAAGGATATGCCGGTCATTGCCTGTAACGGCGAACGCAATATTCCTGATGGCGAAGTCTTCACAGCCCCTGTCCGGGAGAGCCTCAACGGGGTCATCCAATACAACGCGGGATCTCGTTATCAAGGCACTGTGTTCGAGCAAATTCGATTCGAATTCCGAGACGGAAAAATCGTCGACGCTTCCTGCCAGGGTGACTCAACACGCCTTAACGAAATCCTCGACACCGACGACGGCGCCCGATTTATCGGTGAATGGTCACTGGGCTGCAACAACCGCGTTCGACATCCGATGGTCGATACACTCTTCGACGAGAAGATTGGCGGCTCGATGCACTTGACGCCCGGCAATGCTTATGATGAAGCCGACAATGGCAATCGCAGTCGAGTCCACTGGGATTTGGTGCTGATCCAGACTCCCGAATACGGAGGAGGCGAAATCTGGTTCGATGGCACCCTGATCCGAAAAGATGGGAAGTTTTTGCCCCAAGAATTACATCCGCTCAACGAAGGGCTCTTGTGA
- a CDS encoding EVE domain-containing protein — protein MAKKAARPKQYWLFKTEPGSFSIDDLAASENQSTFWDGVRNYQARNMIRDDMRVGDRVFIYHSNAKPMAIVGTARITKAAYPDHTAFDENEKHFDAKSTPDDPTWFMVDIKLTQKFKTPVTRDDLKAASDLTEMMVLKKGSRLSIQPVTEAEWERVHELAGAKPK, from the coding sequence ATGGCGAAGAAAGCGGCCCGTCCAAAACAGTATTGGCTGTTCAAGACTGAACCCGGTTCGTTCTCCATTGACGACCTGGCCGCTTCAGAAAATCAATCGACTTTCTGGGACGGTGTTCGGAATTATCAAGCGAGAAACATGATTCGCGATGACATGCGTGTTGGCGATCGAGTCTTCATTTACCACAGCAACGCCAAGCCTATGGCCATCGTCGGAACTGCCCGCATCACCAAGGCTGCTTACCCGGACCATACGGCGTTCGACGAAAACGAAAAACACTTCGACGCGAAAAGCACCCCCGATGACCCGACCTGGTTCATGGTGGACATCAAGTTGACTCAGAAGTTCAAAACACCTGTCACCCGCGATGATCTCAAAGCAGCCTCCGATCTGACAGAAATGATGGTTCTGAAAAAAGGTTCACGGCTCTCGATCCAACCTGTGACTGAAGCAGAGTGGGAGCGGGTACACGAACTCGCTGGCGCGAAACCCAAATAG
- a CDS encoding sulfatase: MRLISQRSISIWVGILAVLMHLPMADASEKPNVLFIAVDDLNDWISPLGGYEGCQTPNLERLAARGMTFTRAYCAAPACNPSRASLMTGVRPWTSGVYHNPQPWRPAMPDVLTIPQHFSANGYRSTGAGKIFHGAFDERASWDDYMKKGGDPKPTKAVTSDPHSKAGGIVWGVLDVEDSEMNDYATASHTIELLEADHEKPFFAACGIFRPHMPWQVPRKYYDMYPLEEIKVPYVPEGDLDDIPEAGVKVAKPQGDHAKILETDNWAYAVQAYLASITFADAQIGRVLDALEESQYNDNTIVVLWGDHGWHLGEKEHWRKFALWEEATRVPLFISVPGMTEPGSRCDRTVDLMSLYPTLCRLCDLAMLEQLEGTSIVPLLKDADAKWIVPAITTHGRNNHAIRSEKFRYIHYEDGSEELYDHESDSGEFNNIAGDPGMKEEIEKLKRWLPPNNAPDAPTQKKNANKTNKKGK, translated from the coding sequence ATGAGGCTAATTTCACAGCGTTCGATTTCAATCTGGGTCGGCATACTCGCCGTCCTCATGCATCTTCCGATGGCTGATGCATCCGAGAAGCCAAACGTCCTGTTCATTGCCGTCGATGATCTCAACGACTGGATCAGTCCACTCGGTGGGTACGAAGGATGTCAGACTCCCAATCTGGAGCGACTGGCCGCGCGGGGAATGACATTCACACGGGCATACTGTGCCGCCCCCGCTTGCAATCCTTCACGAGCATCATTGATGACAGGCGTTCGTCCCTGGACCAGCGGCGTCTATCACAATCCGCAACCATGGCGGCCAGCAATGCCGGACGTATTGACGATTCCTCAACACTTTTCAGCAAACGGCTATCGTTCGACCGGGGCTGGAAAGATCTTCCACGGGGCCTTTGATGAACGGGCATCGTGGGACGACTACATGAAAAAGGGAGGCGATCCGAAGCCAACGAAAGCTGTCACGAGTGATCCACACAGCAAGGCGGGAGGAATTGTCTGGGGAGTTCTGGACGTCGAAGACTCCGAAATGAACGACTACGCGACGGCATCGCACACGATCGAGCTCCTCGAAGCGGATCATGAGAAGCCATTCTTCGCTGCTTGTGGAATCTTTCGACCACACATGCCATGGCAGGTTCCTCGCAAGTATTACGACATGTACCCGCTCGAAGAGATCAAGGTCCCGTATGTTCCGGAAGGAGACCTCGACGACATTCCAGAAGCTGGGGTCAAAGTGGCGAAGCCTCAAGGCGATCACGCAAAAATTCTTGAGACAGACAATTGGGCGTACGCAGTGCAGGCGTATCTCGCCAGTATTACGTTTGCTGATGCTCAGATTGGACGCGTGCTCGATGCCCTGGAAGAGAGTCAGTACAACGACAACACCATCGTCGTTCTCTGGGGCGATCATGGCTGGCATCTTGGGGAGAAAGAACACTGGCGGAAGTTCGCGTTGTGGGAAGAAGCGACACGCGTCCCATTGTTTATTTCAGTTCCCGGCATGACAGAACCGGGGAGTCGCTGTGATCGAACAGTAGACTTGATGAGTCTCTATCCAACGCTCTGCCGATTGTGTGATCTTGCAATGCTTGAGCAGTTGGAAGGCACTTCGATTGTTCCGCTTCTGAAAGATGCCGATGCCAAGTGGATCGTCCCGGCGATCACGACGCACGGGCGAAACAATCACGCCATCCGTTCGGAGAAGTTCCGGTACATTCACTACGAAGACGGTTCGGAAGAACTTTACGACCACGAGAGTGATAGCGGAGAGTTCAACAACATCGCGGGTGATCCAGGGATGAAGGAAGAGATCGAGAAACTGAAGCGATGGCTCCCACCCAACAATGCGCCCGATGCACCGACGCAGAAGAAAAACGCGAATAAGACCAACAAAAAGGGCAAATAG
- a CDS encoding hydrolase: MRTPQLMDRSTSRLVVVDMQEKLLPVVDRHDDVLRRTLQLVRAAQILDVPTTATEQYPRGLGGTVAELAAAIADRPEKLRFSAAECLDWASEGNLAEAKYQIVIAGIETHVCVLQTALDLVSKGFNVFVVADAVGSRTAEDKSIALKRLSDEGIQIVSTEMVLFEWCEVAGTDEFKQISKLVTNRD, from the coding sequence ATGCGCACCCCTCAACTGATGGATCGTTCGACGAGTCGTCTGGTCGTCGTCGACATGCAGGAAAAACTATTGCCTGTAGTCGATCGACACGACGACGTCTTACGGAGAACGCTTCAACTCGTCCGGGCTGCGCAGATTCTGGATGTTCCAACGACCGCCACTGAGCAGTACCCGCGAGGTTTAGGCGGAACCGTTGCAGAACTCGCTGCCGCAATTGCAGATCGTCCGGAAAAGTTACGGTTCAGCGCTGCGGAATGTCTCGACTGGGCGTCTGAGGGAAATCTCGCGGAAGCAAAATATCAGATCGTCATTGCTGGCATTGAAACGCATGTCTGCGTCCTCCAGACAGCACTTGATCTGGTTTCCAAAGGCTTCAATGTGTTCGTCGTTGCCGACGCCGTCGGGAGTAGAACCGCAGAAGATAAGTCCATCGCGCTGAAACGCCTTTCCGACGAAGGCATTCAGATCGTTTCGACAGAGATGGTGCTTTTCGAATGGTGTGAAGTCGCCGGGACCGACGAGTTCAAGCAGATCAGCAAACTCGTGACCAACCGAGACTAG